From the genome of Nicotiana sylvestris chromosome 2, ASM39365v2, whole genome shotgun sequence, one region includes:
- the LOC104223918 gene encoding wall-associated receptor kinase-like 1, whose protein sequence is MSLKFLFLLLLLPLLMVLDQSIAASSLAKRGCEESCGKLTIPFPFGLSASCSLNSWYLIKCDRSYNPPKPFLNSFLQVELQSEVISVSLENQTITTLISIINFCNGSSQGSRIITTGTDLSGSPFYYSKDRNKLMLVGCGNGLVTQKQNVLSGCTSICSEGATLTGCYGINCCQSLVPFDLSLYTANFTNSGIQEGPYPKCSAAFLVDQTWVPDEVAQPFTFLGYAPVVWLWTVQAKELEAGLLCNKSGVSVKLENGTSVANLQCHCGPRTQGNPYFSSGCQAIQGCTNCTEVVYYSKKPASTIILLSVFLSIGVLLILFVSYLLYKTFKKRRNKRQKQMFFKRNGGLLLQQQLSSNEGIIDKAKLFTAKELEKATDHFNENRILGRGGQGTVYKGMLPDGNIVAVKKSKLVDENQLDQFINEVVILSQINHRNVVKLLGCCLETEVPLLVYEFIINGTLYSFIHNENNELPFPWSTRLRIATEVAGALAYLHSATSVPIYHRDIKSSNILLDEKYRAKVSDFGTSRSIAIDQTHLTTRVQGTFGYLDPEYFQSSQFTEKSDVYSFGVVLAELLTGKKAISTTTNEGRSLATNFLLAMNENCLDTILHTEVTQEGRKEDIMAAANIAYRCLNLNGRKRPTMKEVSIALEAIRSQVPSAAVTNIQGNTEERSVISEVYTWTSTNTTTLSSDVHPLLVETS, encoded by the exons atgagtcTTAAATTTTTATTTCTGTTATTGCTTCTCCCTTTGCTTATGGTTTTAGATCAATCCATAGCAGCTTCATCTCTTGCAAAGCGTGGCTGTGAAGAGAGTTGTGGCAAACTTACCATTCCTTTTCCATTTGGATTAAGTGCCAGTTGTTCCCTTAATTCTTGGTACTTAATCAAGTGTGATCGAAGTTATAATCCTCCTAAACCTTTCTTGAATTCATTTCTGCAAGTTGAACTCCAAAGTGAAGTGATATCTGTGTCACTGGAAAACCAAACTATTACTACCTTAATTTCAATAATAAATTTTTGCAACGGTTCGAGTCAAGGCAGTAGAATCATCACAACGGGGACAGATTTGTCTGGAAGTCCTTTTTATTATTCGAAAGACAGGAACAAGTTGATGCTTGTTGGTTGTGGTAATGGTCTTGTGACACAGAAACAAAATGTGCTTTCGGGATGTACATCTATCTGTAGCGAAGGTGCAACGTTGACAGGATGCTATGGCATCAACTGTTGCCAATCTCTTGTACCTTTTGATCTTAGCTTGTACACCGCAAACTTCACTAACTCGGGGATTCAAGAAGGACCTTACCCGAAATGTTCTGCTGCTTTCTTGGTAGACCAAACTTGGGTTCCTGATGAAGTTGCACAGCCTTTTACTTTTCTTGGTTATGCTCCTGTTGTTTGGCTCTGGACTGTCCAAGCCAAAGAGCTAGAAGCCGGGTTGCTTTGCAACAAATCTGGTGTTTCTGTTAAGTTGGAAAATGGTACTTCTGTGGCAAATTTGCAGTGTCACTGTGGACCTCGAACACAAGGGAATCCATACTTCTCTAGTGGATGCCAAG CCATTCAAGGATGCACCAACTGCACAGAGGTGGTATACTACTCAAAGAAGCCAGCTTCCACTATCATTCTCCTCA GTGTATTCTTAAGTATTGGAGTGCTGCTTATACTGTTTGTGAGCTATTTATTATACAAAACATTCAAGAAGAGAAGGAACAAACGACAGAAACAAATGTTTTTTAAGCGAAATGGTGGCCTCTTACTACAACAGCAGCTATCATCCAATGAAGGAATTATTGACAAAGCAAAACTTTTCACAGCTAAAGAGCTGGAGAAGGCAACAGACCACTTCAATGAAAATCGCATACTTGGTCGTGGAGGTCAAGGCACGGTATACAAAGGCATGCTACCCGATGGGAATATTGTAGCAGTGAAAAAGTCAAAGTTGGTTGATGAAAACCAGTTGGATCAGTTTATCAACGAGGTGGTTATACTTTCACAAATCAATCACAGGAATGTGGTGAAGCTACTCGGCTGTTGTTTGGAAACAGAAGTTCCACTACTTGTATATGAGTTTATAATTAATGGCACGCTTTACAGCTTCATACACAATGAGAATAATGAGCTTCCCTTTCCCTGGAGCACGCGTTTGAGAATCGCCACAGAGGTTGCTGGAGCATTAGCTTATCTACATTCTGCAACTTCTGTTCCAATATATCATAGGGACATTAAATCTAGCAATATACTTTTAGATGAGAAATATCGCGCCAAGGTGTCAGATTTTGGAACTTCAAGGTCTATAGCAATTGATCAAACACACCTAACAACCAGAGTCCAAGGGACATTTGGTTATTTAGATCCTGAGTATTTCCAATCCAGCCAATTTACAGAAAAGAGCGATGTATATAGCTTTGGAGTTGTTCTTGCTGAACTATTAACAGGAAAGAAAGCAATTTCAACTACAACGAACGAAGGCAGAAGTTTAGCAACAAATTTCCTTTTGGCAATGAATGAAAATTGCCTCGATACAATTCTCCATACAGAAGTTACACAAGAAGGTAGAAAGGAGGATATAATGGCAGCTGCTAATATAGCATATCGTTGCTTGAACTTGAACGGTAGGAAGAGGCCAACTATGAAGGAAGTAAGCATAGCATTGGAAGCCATAAGATCACAAGTGCCTTCTGCAGCAGTAACAAATATTCAGGGTAATACAGAAGAAAGAAGTGTGATATCAGAAGTTTACACATGGACTAGCACAAATACTACCACCTTATCATCAGATGTTCATCCATTGTTGGTTGAAACTAGTTGA
- the LOC104223919 gene encoding tRNA (guanine-N(7)-)-methyltransferase yields the protein MLEHEVSNPTHNKKTGLPRKRFYRARAHSNPLSDSHFPIPISPAEVDYSLHYPEMVKVDGSKKIQFADVGCGFGGLLIALAPLFPDTLMVGMELRDKVTEYVKERILGLRTTNPGQYQNVSVVRTNSMKYIPNYFGKGQLKKMFFLFPDPHFKEKNHRRRVISPFLLDEYAYVLAVGGIIYTITDVEELGEWMKSCLEEHPLFEALTTEELETDQVVKLLSTATEEGQKVARNDGQTFRAVYRRIATH from the coding sequence ATGTTGGAGCATGAGGTTTCAAATCCTACACACAACAAGAAAACTGGTCTGCCCCGTAAACGTTTTTATAGAGCTCGTGCTCATAGTAATCCGTTAAGTGACTCGCATTTTCCAATTCCTATTTCCCCCGCTGAGGTTGATTATTCCCTACATTACCCTGAAATGGTTAAAGTAGATGGTTCTAAAAAGATCCAGTTTGCTGATGTTGGTTGTGGATTTGGAGGTCTTTTAATCGCCCTTGCACCCCTTTTCCCTGATACCCTTATGGTTGGGATGGAGCTGCGGGACAAGGTGACAGAGTATGTGAAGGAGCGAATTTTGGGGTTGAGGACAACCAATCCTGGTCAATACCAGAATGTTTCGGTGGTACGGACTAATTCAATGAAGTACATTCCAAATTACTTTGGGAAAGGACAGCTGAAAAAGATGTTTTTCTTGTTTCCGGATCCCCATTTCAAAGAGAAGAATCATCGTCGACGTGTTATTAGTCCATTCTTGCTTGACGAGTATGCTTATGTGCTTGCAGTAGGTGGAATTATATACACAATAACAGATGTTGAGGAGCTTGGTGAGTGGATGAAATCGTGTTTGGAAGAACATCCACTGTTTGAGGCACTAACAACTGAAGAACTTGAAACTGATCAGGTTGTAAAGCTCCTCAGTACTGCAACAGAAGAAGGACAAAAGGTAGCACGAAACGATGGGCAAACATTCCGAGCTGTTTATAGGCGGATTGCAACTCACTGA
- the LOC104223920 gene encoding pyrroline-5-carboxylate reductase has product MENICPPIPSDSYKVGFIGAGKMAESIARGVVKSGILPASRIRTAHTGSTRRTAFESFGVTVFDNNTQVVEDSDVIIFSVKPQVVKNVVSQLRPILSEKQLLVSVAAGVKLKDLQEWAGQGRFIRVMPNTPSAVGEAATVFTLGEKATTEDGELISQLFGAIGKVWRADEKLFDAVTGLSGSGPAYIFLAIEALADGGVAAGLPRELALGLASQTVLGAASMVKGMAKHPGQLKDDVASPGGTTIAGIHELEKAGFRGILMNAVVAAAKRSRELSQN; this is encoded by the exons ATGGAGAATATTTGTCCTCCGATTCCAAGCGATTCATACAAGGTGGGGTTCATAGGAGCTGGAAAAATGGCTGAAAGCATAGCTAGAGGCGTGGTTAAATCTGGGATATTGCCCGCTTCTCGTATTCGAACTGCCCACACAGGATCTACTCGTCGTACTGCTTTTGAGTCTTTTGGAGTTACTGTTTTTGACAATAATACTCAG GTGGTTGAAGACAGTGATGTGATTATATTCTCTGTGAAGCCTCAAGTAG TTAAAAATGTGGTGTCACAGTTGAGGCCAATTCTTTCAGAGAAGCAGCTTCTGGTGTCGGTTGCTGCAGGTGTTAAGTTAAAGGATTTGCAG GAATGGGCAGGTCAAGGACGATTTATTAGGGTGATGCCAAACACTCCCTCTGCTGTTGGTGAAGCCGCCACTG TCTTTACTTTGGGGGAAAAGGCAACAACAGAAGATGGAGAACTTATTTCCCAGTTATTTGGAGCAATTGGTAAGGTGTGGAGAGCTGATGAGAAGCTGTTTGATGCAGTTACAGGCTTAAG TGGTAGTGGACCAGCCTATATTTTTCTAGCAATAGAGGCGTTGGCTGATGGAGGGGTGGCTGCTGGTTTACCTAGGGAGCTTGCACTTGGACTAGCTTCTCAAACT GTACTAGGAGCAGCATCAATGGTCAAGGGTATGGCCAAGCATCCTGGTCAACTTAAGGATGATGTTGCATCACCTGGGGGGACAACCATAGCTGGAATTCACGAGTTGGAGAAGGCTGGATTTCGTGGTATCTTGATGAATGCAGTTGTAGCTGCAGCTAAGCGCAGTCGAGAGCTCTCtcaaaattaa